The proteins below are encoded in one region of Telopea speciosissima isolate NSW1024214 ecotype Mountain lineage chromosome 10, Tspe_v1, whole genome shotgun sequence:
- the LOC122643042 gene encoding kinesin-like protein KIN-7I: MTNERDTLLAGEEVQLTYMVEMETLKKSYDDMLLKAKLDLKELTKHLCTLEVKMQNERLNNSKENAKLRMRLRATQAKLDAFRGRHKEAVDEMGFMNKRFEEASAKLKEQLASYGLEVLQLKKLLATGKGQ; encoded by the exons ATGACAAATGAAAGAGATACTTTGCTTGCTggggaggaagtgcagttgacatatatggttgaaatggaaACCCTAAAGAAGAGTTATGATGACATG TTATTGAAGGCCAAATTGGATCTGAAGGAATTGACTAAGCATTTGTGTACTCTGGAAGTCAAGATGCAAAAT GAGAGATTGAACAACAGTAAGGAAAATGCTAAACTTAGGATGAGGCTCCGGGCAACACAGGCGAAATTAGATGCATTTCGCGGTCGGCACAAGGAGGCAGTAGATGAGATGGGTTTTATGAACAAGAGATTTGAGGAAGCATCTGCAAAGCTGAAAGAGCAGTTAGCTTCATATGGCCTCGAGGTTCTCCAGCTTAAGAAGCTGCTTGCTACTGGGAAGGGACAATAG